A stretch of the Neodiprion lecontei isolate iyNeoLeco1 chromosome 4, iyNeoLeco1.1, whole genome shotgun sequence genome encodes the following:
- the LOC107217689 gene encoding sorting and assembly machinery component 50 homolog isoform X2, with amino-acid sequence MGTVLAKEPQAPREFGTTSHNRTDQKREDYRKDYEHSAYYDQERDALPRKPTLDEPKPVNLQRVRARVDKVHIDGLVRTKDDIVKAQVTEMFKAKDFQDVIVRAHKVTFTVSEMKRIMGGINTMVGNNEGSIIIGARAPNIFGRGERLQMEYSYGNKSSTNVSVSAVKPFVDSWLHKVLTASVFSTTNDLPWSGYKQCDTGFLLDLALNRGGTGTLKHNLQYEGTYRNISASKQVTFRVREQSGPSLKSALRYIGCIDKRDSLIFPTTGSLIQFTTEVAGLGGNIGFIKNEFVMQSNWSPHEFATFQLGFQSGLLQGISNDMQISICDNFFLGGPLNLRGFDMRGCGPRCEGNSIGGDVYWALALHLYTPLPFRPGRNSFGDLFRLHGFINGGNLTNCSFKFDRDLTENLKIFTNNVRCTTGAGIAMKLGNVARVELNLIMPLLFVRSDVLQQFQLGIGLQYL; translated from the exons ATGGGGACAGTGCTCGCGAAG GAGCCACAGGCGCCTCGCGAGTTTGGAACAACATCACATAATCGAACTGATCAAAAACGAGAAGATTATAGAAAAGACTATGAACAT TCAGCTTATTATGACCAAGAACGTGATGCATTACCAAGAAAACCAACGTTGGATGAACCTAAGCCAGTAAACCTTCAAAGAGTCAGG GCCCGAGTGGATAAAGTGCACATAGATGGTCTGGTCAGAACAAAAGATGACATCGTCAAAGCACAGGTGACAGAGATGTTCAAAGCTAAGGATTTCCAAGATGTTATTGTCCGAGCGCATAAG GTAACATTTACTGTGAGTGAAATGAAGCGTATAATGGGAGGTATTAACACAATGGTTGGTAACAACGAAGGCTCCATTATTATCGGTGCAAGAGCACCGAACATTTTTGGCAGAGGTGAAAGACTACAAATGGAATACTCATATGGCAATAAAAGTTCAACAAATGTCAGTGTATCTGCAGTAAAACCATTCGTCGACAGCTGGCTACACAAAGT TCTGACGGCATCAGTATTCAGTACCACTAACGACCTGCCTTGGTCTGGATACAAACAATGTGACACAGGGTTTCTGCTGGATTTAGCACTCAATCGAGGTGGTACAGGTACCTTGAAACATAATTTGCAATACGAGGGAACTTACAGAAACATTAGTGCCTCGAAGCAAGTTACATTTCGTGTTAGAGAACAATCGGGACCAAGCCTTAAATCGGCACTGAGGTATATTGGTTGCATAGACAAGAGGGATAGTCTCATATTTCCAACGACTGGCTCTCTTATTCAGTTCACTACTGAAGTAGCTGGCCTTGGCGGAAACATTGGTTTTATTAAAAACGAATTTGTCATGCAGAGCAATTGGTCGCCGCATGAATTTGCT ACCTTCCAATTGGGGTTCCAGTCTGGATTGCTTCAAGGAATTAGTAATGACATGCAAATAAGCATTTGCGATAACTTTTTCCTAGGAGGTCCATTAAATCTCAGGGGATTCGATATGAGAGGGTGTGGGCCTCGTTGTGAAGGCAATTCTATCGGTGGTGATGTTTACTGGGCTCTGGCCCTCCATCTTTATACCCCACTACCATTCAGGCCTGGCAGAAATAGTTTTGGTGATCTGTTCAGGCTACATGGTTTTATCAATGGTGGTAATTTAACTAACTGTAGCTTCAAATTTG atcgcgacttgacagagaATCTGAAGATCTTCACAAACAATGTCCGATGTACAACGGGTGCCGGAATTGCGATGAAACTGGGAAATGTGGCTCgagttgaattaaatttaatcatGCCCTTATTGTTTGTTCGGAGTGACGTACTACAGCAGTTCCAACTTGGAATCGGATTGCAATATCTTTAG
- the LOC107217688 gene encoding uncharacterized protein LOC107217688 isoform X1: MITENTLREMKQQLDDVSMSLPNESYQELYISNTVASDRPTFLNTENDLSLPTAVVKNLRNLGNGNFTGIAPTCRIGMSLLMEFPLKIMNGVSSLFNFQSQSPDSEIPAKRPYSPKVHCYKQMPMDVARGRGRGRGRSQLRRSGVSQSRHRQEQIRQRLSADIQDDLKEFEELGDCENDNEVQSTPYIDEDGRQLRYGVNGAEVDTGTSQFPLTFGYFNMKCRKQKQQQTNCNQGLISNNCNDRYVPECPIDVTAYACTDKNEETESEMNRSRLHSDSSVDSDDSCYIVFENSSDSEYDYTTTDDEDEDQNCDSGNCKSKLKQVRFSQHPVIHTMIAWDYAYRAARKGPWEAMVRDRARFTDLINKMSKILDPILKPQHRIEIWQHRFANDL; the protein is encoded by the exons ATGATAACGGAAAATACGCTGAGGGAAATGAAACAGCAATTAGACGACGTTTCTATGAGTTTGCCCAACGAGTCCTACCAGGAATTATACATCTCGAATACGGTGGCTAGTGATCGGCCCACGTTTTTGAACACGGAAAATGATCTCAGTCTCCCAACAgcggttgtaaaaaatttgagaaatctAGGAAACGGTAATTTTACTGGCATAGCACCCACCTGTCGAATTGGCATGTCACTCCTCATGGAGTTTCCGCTAAAAATTATGAACGGGGTCTCCAGcttgttcaattttcaatctcaaTCCCCGGACTCTGAAATACCAGCCAAAAGGCCATACTCACCCAAGGTGCACTGTTACAAACAAATGCCCATGGATGTTGCAAGGGGGCGAGGCAGGGGTCGTGGTCGATCCCAGCTTCGTCGCTCTGGGGTTAGTCAGTCGAGACACAGACAGGAGCAAATTCGGCAGAGATTGTCCGCCGACATTCAGGATGACCTCAAAGAATTCGAAGAACTCGGAGATTGTGAAAATGATAACGAAGTACAGAGTACGCCATATATCGATGAAGATGGAAGACAGCTTCGCTATGGAGTCAATGGTGCAGAAGTCGACACTGGCACTTCGCAATTTCCATTGACGTTCGGGTACTTCAATATGAAATGCAGAAAACAGAAGCAACAACAAACAAACTGCAACCAAGGTCTGATCTCTAATAATTGTAACGACAGATACGTACCTGAATGCCCGATAGATGTCACAGCCTATGCGTGTACTGACAAAAATGAAGAGACTGAATCAGAGATGAACAGAAGCAGGCTTCATTCGGATAGTTCCGTTGACTCTGACGATAGCTGTTacattgtttttgaaaatagttcaGATTCCGAATATGATTATACTACGACTGACGATGAAGATGAGGATCAAAATTGCGACTCtggaaattgtaaatcaaaattaaag CAGGTACGGTTTTCGCAACACCCTGTAATTCATACGATGATTGCATGGGATTATGCATATCGAGCAGCTCGGAAAGGTCCATGGGAAGCAATGGTTCGTGACAGAGCAAGATTTACGGACCTGATCAACAAAATGTCCAAAATATTGGATCCAATTTTAAAACCTCAGCATCGCATTGAAATTTGGCAGCACCGTTTTGCTAACGATCTGTAG
- the LOC107217689 gene encoding sorting and assembly machinery component 50 homolog B isoform X1 — MGTVLAKEPQAPREFGTTSHNRTDQKREDYRKDYEHSAYYDQERDALPRKPTLDEPKPVNLQRVRARVDKVHIDGLVRTKDDIVKAQVTEMFKAKDFQDVIVRAHKVRGKLDALGCFGNIGVYIDTSKGSDATPEGVEVTFTVSEMKRIMGGINTMVGNNEGSIIIGARAPNIFGRGERLQMEYSYGNKSSTNVSVSAVKPFVDSWLHKVLTASVFSTTNDLPWSGYKQCDTGFLLDLALNRGGTGTLKHNLQYEGTYRNISASKQVTFRVREQSGPSLKSALRYIGCIDKRDSLIFPTTGSLIQFTTEVAGLGGNIGFIKNEFVMQSNWSPHEFATFQLGFQSGLLQGISNDMQISICDNFFLGGPLNLRGFDMRGCGPRCEGNSIGGDVYWALALHLYTPLPFRPGRNSFGDLFRLHGFINGGNLTNCSFKFDRDLTENLKIFTNNVRCTTGAGIAMKLGNVARVELNLIMPLLFVRSDVLQQFQLGIGLQYL, encoded by the exons ATGGGGACAGTGCTCGCGAAG GAGCCACAGGCGCCTCGCGAGTTTGGAACAACATCACATAATCGAACTGATCAAAAACGAGAAGATTATAGAAAAGACTATGAACAT TCAGCTTATTATGACCAAGAACGTGATGCATTACCAAGAAAACCAACGTTGGATGAACCTAAGCCAGTAAACCTTCAAAGAGTCAGG GCCCGAGTGGATAAAGTGCACATAGATGGTCTGGTCAGAACAAAAGATGACATCGTCAAAGCACAGGTGACAGAGATGTTCAAAGCTAAGGATTTCCAAGATGTTATTGTCCGAGCGCATAAGGTTCGTGGAAAACTTGATGCTCTTGGCTGTTTTGGGAATATTGGAGTTTACATTGATACTAGCAAAGGCTCTGATGCGACTCCTGAAGGTGTTGAG GTAACATTTACTGTGAGTGAAATGAAGCGTATAATGGGAGGTATTAACACAATGGTTGGTAACAACGAAGGCTCCATTATTATCGGTGCAAGAGCACCGAACATTTTTGGCAGAGGTGAAAGACTACAAATGGAATACTCATATGGCAATAAAAGTTCAACAAATGTCAGTGTATCTGCAGTAAAACCATTCGTCGACAGCTGGCTACACAAAGT TCTGACGGCATCAGTATTCAGTACCACTAACGACCTGCCTTGGTCTGGATACAAACAATGTGACACAGGGTTTCTGCTGGATTTAGCACTCAATCGAGGTGGTACAGGTACCTTGAAACATAATTTGCAATACGAGGGAACTTACAGAAACATTAGTGCCTCGAAGCAAGTTACATTTCGTGTTAGAGAACAATCGGGACCAAGCCTTAAATCGGCACTGAGGTATATTGGTTGCATAGACAAGAGGGATAGTCTCATATTTCCAACGACTGGCTCTCTTATTCAGTTCACTACTGAAGTAGCTGGCCTTGGCGGAAACATTGGTTTTATTAAAAACGAATTTGTCATGCAGAGCAATTGGTCGCCGCATGAATTTGCT ACCTTCCAATTGGGGTTCCAGTCTGGATTGCTTCAAGGAATTAGTAATGACATGCAAATAAGCATTTGCGATAACTTTTTCCTAGGAGGTCCATTAAATCTCAGGGGATTCGATATGAGAGGGTGTGGGCCTCGTTGTGAAGGCAATTCTATCGGTGGTGATGTTTACTGGGCTCTGGCCCTCCATCTTTATACCCCACTACCATTCAGGCCTGGCAGAAATAGTTTTGGTGATCTGTTCAGGCTACATGGTTTTATCAATGGTGGTAATTTAACTAACTGTAGCTTCAAATTTG atcgcgacttgacagagaATCTGAAGATCTTCACAAACAATGTCCGATGTACAACGGGTGCCGGAATTGCGATGAAACTGGGAAATGTGGCTCgagttgaattaaatttaatcatGCCCTTATTGTTTGTTCGGAGTGACGTACTACAGCAGTTCCAACTTGGAATCGGATTGCAATATCTTTAG
- the LOC107217688 gene encoding uncharacterized protein LOC107217688 isoform X2 produces the protein MITENTLREMKQQLDDVSMSLPNESYQELYISNTVASDRPTFLNTENDLSLPTAVVKNLRNLGNGNFTGIAPTCRIGMSLLMEFPLKIMNGVSSLFNFQSQSPDSEIPAKRPYSPKVHCYKQMPMDVARGRGRGRGRSQLRRSGVSQSRHRQEQIRQRLSADIQDDLKEFEELGDCENDNEVQSTPYIDEDGRQLRYGVNGAEVDTGTSQFPLTFGYFNMKCRKQKQQQTNCNQGLISNNCNDRYVPECPIDVTAYACTDKNEETESEMNRSRLHSDSSVDSDDSCYIVFENSSDSEYDYTTTDDEDEDQNCDSGNCKSKLKVRFSQHPVIHTMIAWDYAYRAARKGPWEAMVRDRARFTDLINKMSKILDPILKPQHRIEIWQHRFANDL, from the exons ATGATAACGGAAAATACGCTGAGGGAAATGAAACAGCAATTAGACGACGTTTCTATGAGTTTGCCCAACGAGTCCTACCAGGAATTATACATCTCGAATACGGTGGCTAGTGATCGGCCCACGTTTTTGAACACGGAAAATGATCTCAGTCTCCCAACAgcggttgtaaaaaatttgagaaatctAGGAAACGGTAATTTTACTGGCATAGCACCCACCTGTCGAATTGGCATGTCACTCCTCATGGAGTTTCCGCTAAAAATTATGAACGGGGTCTCCAGcttgttcaattttcaatctcaaTCCCCGGACTCTGAAATACCAGCCAAAAGGCCATACTCACCCAAGGTGCACTGTTACAAACAAATGCCCATGGATGTTGCAAGGGGGCGAGGCAGGGGTCGTGGTCGATCCCAGCTTCGTCGCTCTGGGGTTAGTCAGTCGAGACACAGACAGGAGCAAATTCGGCAGAGATTGTCCGCCGACATTCAGGATGACCTCAAAGAATTCGAAGAACTCGGAGATTGTGAAAATGATAACGAAGTACAGAGTACGCCATATATCGATGAAGATGGAAGACAGCTTCGCTATGGAGTCAATGGTGCAGAAGTCGACACTGGCACTTCGCAATTTCCATTGACGTTCGGGTACTTCAATATGAAATGCAGAAAACAGAAGCAACAACAAACAAACTGCAACCAAGGTCTGATCTCTAATAATTGTAACGACAGATACGTACCTGAATGCCCGATAGATGTCACAGCCTATGCGTGTACTGACAAAAATGAAGAGACTGAATCAGAGATGAACAGAAGCAGGCTTCATTCGGATAGTTCCGTTGACTCTGACGATAGCTGTTacattgtttttgaaaatagttcaGATTCCGAATATGATTATACTACGACTGACGATGAAGATGAGGATCAAAATTGCGACTCtggaaattgtaaatcaaaattaaag GTACGGTTTTCGCAACACCCTGTAATTCATACGATGATTGCATGGGATTATGCATATCGAGCAGCTCGGAAAGGTCCATGGGAAGCAATGGTTCGTGACAGAGCAAGATTTACGGACCTGATCAACAAAATGTCCAAAATATTGGATCCAATTTTAAAACCTCAGCATCGCATTGAAATTTGGCAGCACCGTTTTGCTAACGATCTGTAG